One Poecilia reticulata strain Guanapo linkage group LG4, Guppy_female_1.0+MT, whole genome shotgun sequence genomic window carries:
- the LOC103463185 gene encoding zinc finger protein 391-like, whose translation MDILVTTGSRSFENKEPVEPELQQMRGNDCQSESQQLVKIEAEGIRLDDSQDAPKQETEIIMVTVSGSLEIKEEPLELELEQRKEDDCLPESQRLVKIEAERISQDIKQNLPKHEFDSIILNVSGSLEIKKEPVELELDLMKGDDCQLGSQQMVKAEAEGISQDDNQEVFKQGIGTVMVVDSGSLQLRLEPGERDPEHLKEEDEGSGPQQMGKKEADNIAQEVLKQENDTLTVTVSGDESEYQQPELNGKKILCQNIVKAEHHQDIKTEKASRSSRNEQQQKRAQKSRSQCDDKEKMMNDKVKKCQKCSVCGRNFNRKEHLMVHMRTHTGEKPFSCVACRRSFNRKNSLNIHIRTHTGEKPFLCPTCGRSFTSKSNLNGHVRSQTGEEPFTCKFCGKVFCLKRSLSRHMKSHTVAKNLSCKKQKFNSQDQTPPEDALTQTDLICESCGKVFICKTTLTCHMKIHTGEKPFPCVTCGESFQESCLLTNHTRVHNGKKPFCCTTCGKSFTRRTHLNIHMRIHTGEKPFHVERVFLHKIV comes from the coding sequence ATGGATATCTTAGTTACAACAGGTTCTAgatcttttgaaaacaaagaaccagtagaaccagaatTGCAACAAATGAGGGGAAATGATTGTCAATCAGAATCTCAGCAACTAGTTAAGATTGAGGCTGAAGGCATCAGACTAGATGACAGCCAGGATGCACCAAAGCAGGAGACTGAGATCATAATGGTAACTGTTTCTGGATCTCttgaaatcaaagaagaaccaCTAGAATTAGAATTGGAACAAAGGAAGGAAGATGATTGTCTACCAGAATCTCAGCGATTGGTAAAGATTGAGGCTGAACGCATCAGTCAGGATATAAAACAGAATTTACCAAAGCATGAGTTTGATTCCATAATACTAAATGTTTCTGGATCTCTGGAAATCAAAAAAGAACCAGTGGAACTGGAATTGGATCTAATGAAAGGAGATGATTGTCAATTGGGATCTCAACAGATGGTAAAGGCTGAGGCTGAAGGCATCAGTCAGGATGACAACCAGGAGGTATTTAAGCAGGGGATTGGTACCGTAATGGTGGTTGATTCTGGATCTCTTCAACTCAGATTGGAACCAGGAGAACGAGATCCTGAACATTTGAAGGAAGAGGACGAAGGATCAGGACCTCAGCAGATGGGAAAGAAAGAGGCTGATAACATTGCCCAGGAAGTACTGAAGCAGGAGAATGATACCTTAACCGTAACGGTTTCTGGAGATGAATCAGAGTACCAACAACCTgaactgaatggaaaaaaaatcctgtgtCAGAACATTGTTAAAGCAGAGCACCATCAGGATATAAAAACTGAGAAAGCTTCAAGATCCAGCAGAAATgaacagcaacagaaaagagCTCAGAAAAGCAGAAGTCAATGTGATGATAAAGAGAAAATGATGaatgacaaagtaaaaaaatgccaaaaatgtaGTGTTTGTGGTAGAAATTTTAACCGCAAAGAGCATTTAATGGTTCACATGCgaactcacacaggtgagaagcctttctcatgtgtaGCCTGTAGGAGGAGCTTTAATCGCAAAAATAGTTTGAATATCCATATTagaactcacacaggtgagaagcctttcttgTGTCCAACATGTGGGAGGAGTTTTACTTCCAAAAGTAATTTGAATGGCCATGTCAGATCTCAAACAGGTGAGGAGCCGTTCACATGTAAATTCTGTGGAAAAGTTTTTTGTCTAAAACGTAGTTTGAGTAGGCACATGAAAAGTCATACAGTTGCCAAAAACCTTTCTTGTAAGAAGCAAAAGTTTAATTCTCAAGACCAAACTCCGCCTGAAGATGCTCTAACTCAAACAGATTTAATCTGTGAGAGCTGTGGAAAagtctttatttgtaaaactacaTTGACATGCCACATGAAAATTCATACAGGAGAAAAACCTTTCCCTTGTGTTACATGTGGAGAATCTTTCCAGGAAAGCTGCCTATTGACTAACCATACTAGGGTGCACAATGGAAAGAAACCATTTTGTTGCACTACATGTGGAAAATCTTTCACTAGAAGAACTCATTTGAATAtccacatgagaattcacacaggtgagaagccctTTCATGTGGAAAGagtttttctgcacaaaatagTTTGA
- the LOC103463188 gene encoding zinc finger protein 501-like — MSVTSEVPVDDLLINKERRIKEEEPEPEPEPRPNKAEKIQLWVVQDDGRLILKRETSTSTPTRVYEEMYHKQPEPEQVMETKEEPEPVEIKKEPEDPEPVKIKEEDCSQVKYHLVVKEEPESFMVTPTNDQNHNREPEPDKNQPEDGSNQNNSGSSRNHDDGVDISELQGQKSDFHQCNICGKRFTKPYYLTAHLKTHMKDKPYCKICDKYFTRRSYLTVHMRNHSDGPVQKLFPCEICEKSFKRSSHLASHLRTHTGEKQLPCNMCDKSFTKRSNLLSHLRTHTGEQPYHCELCDRSFKHGSNLLRHLRTHTGEKPYLCELCDRSFTQKACLDDHLRTHTRERPFSCGSCDKSFIHHSDLTCHMRIHTGEKPYSCKQCDQTFRWRKSLVLHLKTHTDETDKKP, encoded by the coding sequence ATGTCTGTTACTTCAGAGGTTCCGGTTGATGATCTTCTCATTAACAAAGAGAGACGGATCAaagaggaggaaccagaaccagaaccagaaccacggccaaataaagcagaaaaaatccAGCTGTGGGTCGTTCAGGATGACGGACGGCTCATCTTGAAGCGGGAGACCAGCACCTCTACACCAACTCGTGTTTATGAGGAAATGTACCACAAACAACCAGAACCGGAGCAGGTGATGGAGACaaaagaggaaccagaacctgtagAGATTAAAAAGGAACCAGAAGATCCAGAACCTGTGAAGATCAAAGAGGAGGATTGCAGTCAGGTTAAATATCATCTTGTAGTGAAGGAGGAGCCTGAGTCCTTTATGGTGACTCCAACTAATGATCAAAATCACAACagggaaccagaaccagacaagAACCAGCCTGAAGATGGAAGCAACCAGAACAACTCAGGATCCAGTAGAAATCACGACGACGGTGTGGACATTTCAGAACTACAAGggcaaaaatcagattttcaccAGTGTAACATTTGTGGTAAACGTTTCACTAAGCCCTACTACTTAACTGCTCACTTGAAAACCCACATGAAGGATAAGCCGTATTGTAAAATATGTGATAAATATTTTACCAGGCGGTCGTACCTGACGGTTCACATGAGGAACCACTCAGACGGACCTGTGCAGAAACTATTTCCTTGTGAGATTTGTGAAAAGTCGTTCAAACGGAGCAGTCATTTAGCTTCTCACCTCCGaactcacacaggtgaaaagCAGCTGCCTTGTAATATGTGTGATAAATCTTTTACAAAGAGAAGTAATTTATTATCTCATCTCAGAACTCACACAGGCGAACAGCCATATCATTGTGAACTTTGCGATAGATCTTTTAAACATGGTAGTAACTTGTTGCGTCACCTCAGAACTCACACAGGGGAGAAGCCATACCTCTGTGAACTGTGTGACAGATCTTTCACACAGAAAGCCTGTTTAGACGATCACCTGAGAACTCACACCCGGGAGAGACCGTTTAGTTGTGGGTCCTGTGATAAATCTTTCATACATCATAGTGATCTGACCTGCCatatgagaattcacacaggtgagaaaccatATTCTTGTAAGCAGTGTGATCAAACTTTCAGATGGAGAAAAAGTTTAGTTCTTCACCTTAAAACTCATACAGACGAGACTGACAAAAAACCTTAG
- the LOC103463187 gene encoding zinc finger protein 182-like isoform X2 has product MSVATSDVLVDDRRRIKEEQEEPEPQPIKVEQIQLWVFQDAGQLLVKQESSASMVTAADEELFHNDPELEQRMETKQEPEPVEIKKEPEESEPVKIKEEEEDQDEDHLTVKQEPETIMVFPTTEQTDRKQLLSGVQAEDENQGSNQNHSGSSRDEDLQPEQKPLDSRNQRDNSELERQKSDLALCGVCGKRFTKPYYLTAHLRTHTGEKPHPCDMCDKSFSTRSNLIRHLRTHTGEKPFPCDMCDRAFSTRSILTCHQRTHTDERPFHCELCDKLFRRNSHLADHLKIHTAENLQPALTVCEGLEEHLCCVLHSLPWCGDSPAPRSRSS; this is encoded by the exons ATGTCTGTTGCTACTTCAGATGTTCTGGTTGACGATCGGAGGCGGAtaaaagaggagcaggaggaaccagaacctcagcCAATCAAAGTAGAACAAATTCAGCTGTGGGTCTTTCAGGATGCAGGGCAGCTTTTAGTGAAACAGGAGAGCAGCGCCTCAATGGTGACTGCTGCTGATGAGGAATTATTCCACAATGACCCAGAACTGGAGCAGAGGATGGAGACGaagcaggaaccagaacctgtagAGATTAAAAAGGAACCAGAAGAATCAGAACCTGTGAAGAttaaagaggaagaggaggatcaGGATGAAGATCATCTTACGGTGAAGCAGGAGCCTGAAACCATTATGGTGTTTCCAACTACTGAGCaaacagacaggaagcagctcCTCTCTGGAGTCCAGGCTGAAGATGAGAACCAAGGAAGCAACCAGAACCACTCAGGATCCAGTAGAGATGAAGATCTGCAGCCAGAGCAGAAACCTCTCGACTCCAGAAATCAGAGGGACAATTCAGAACTAGAAAGGCAAAAATCCGATTTGGCCCTGTGTGGCGTATGTGGTAAACGTTTCACTAAGCCTTACTACTTAACTGCTCACCTCAGAACTCACACAGGGGAGAAGCCACATCCTTGTGACATGTGTGATAAATCTTTTAGCACAAGAAGTAATTTAATACGCCACCTCAGAACACACACTGGTGAAAAACCATTTCCATGTGACATGTGTGATAGAGCTTTTAGCACCAGAAGTATTTTAACTTGTCACCAAAGAACTCACACAGATGAAAGACCATTTCATTGTGAGTTGTGTGATAAACTCTTCAGACGCAACAGTCATTTAGCTGATCACCTTaaaattcacacag CAGAAAACCTCCAGCCAGCTCTGACCGTCTGTGAGGGTCTGGAAGAGCATCTCTGCTGTGTGCTCCATAGCCTGCCATGGTGCGGGGACTCACCTGCACCACGTAGTAGAAGCTCTTAA
- the LOC103463187 gene encoding zinc finger protein 572-like isoform X3 has translation MSVATSDVLVDDRRRIKEEQEEPEPQPIKVEQIQLWVFQDAGQLLVKQESSASMVTAADEELFHNDPELEQRMETKQEPEPVEIKKEPEESEPVKIKEEEEDQDEDHLTVKQEPETIMVFPTTEQTDRKQLLSGVQAEDENQGSNQNHSGSSRDEDLQPEQKPLDSRNQRDNSELERQKSDLALCGVCGKRFTKPYYLTAHLRTHTGEKPHPCDMCDKSFSTRSNLIRHLRTHTGEKPFPCDMCDRAFSTRSILTCHQRTHTDERPFHCELCDKLFRRNSHLADHLKIHTENLQPALTVCEGLEEHLCCVLHSLPWCGDSPAPRSRSS, from the exons ATGTCTGTTGCTACTTCAGATGTTCTGGTTGACGATCGGAGGCGGAtaaaagaggagcaggaggaaccagaacctcagcCAATCAAAGTAGAACAAATTCAGCTGTGGGTCTTTCAGGATGCAGGGCAGCTTTTAGTGAAACAGGAGAGCAGCGCCTCAATGGTGACTGCTGCTGATGAGGAATTATTCCACAATGACCCAGAACTGGAGCAGAGGATGGAGACGaagcaggaaccagaacctgtagAGATTAAAAAGGAACCAGAAGAATCAGAACCTGTGAAGAttaaagaggaagaggaggatcaGGATGAAGATCATCTTACGGTGAAGCAGGAGCCTGAAACCATTATGGTGTTTCCAACTACTGAGCaaacagacaggaagcagctcCTCTCTGGAGTCCAGGCTGAAGATGAGAACCAAGGAAGCAACCAGAACCACTCAGGATCCAGTAGAGATGAAGATCTGCAGCCAGAGCAGAAACCTCTCGACTCCAGAAATCAGAGGGACAATTCAGAACTAGAAAGGCAAAAATCCGATTTGGCCCTGTGTGGCGTATGTGGTAAACGTTTCACTAAGCCTTACTACTTAACTGCTCACCTCAGAACTCACACAGGGGAGAAGCCACATCCTTGTGACATGTGTGATAAATCTTTTAGCACAAGAAGTAATTTAATACGCCACCTCAGAACACACACTGGTGAAAAACCATTTCCATGTGACATGTGTGATAGAGCTTTTAGCACCAGAAGTATTTTAACTTGTCACCAAAGAACTCACACAGATGAAAGACCATTTCATTGTGAGTTGTGTGATAAACTCTTCAGACGCAACAGTCATTTAGCTGATCACCTTaaaattcacacag AAAACCTCCAGCCAGCTCTGACCGTCTGTGAGGGTCTGGAAGAGCATCTCTGCTGTGTGCTCCATAGCCTGCCATGGTGCGGGGACTCACCTGCACCACGTAGTAGAAGCTCTTAA
- the LOC103463187 gene encoding zinc finger protein 501-like isoform X1, with translation MSVATSDVLVDDRRRIKEEQEEPEPQPIKVEQIQLWVFQDAGQLLVKQESSASMVTAADEELFHNDPELEQRMETKQEPEPVEIKKEPEESEPVKIKEEEEDQDEDHLTVKQEPETIMVFPTTEQTDRKQLLSGVQAEDENQGSNQNHSGSSRDEDLQPEQKPLDSRNQRDNSELERQKSDLALCGVCGKRFTKPYYLTAHLRTHTGEKPHPCDMCDKSFSTRSNLIRHLRTHTGEKPFPCDMCDRAFSTRSILTCHQRTHTDERPFHCELCDKLFRRNSHLADHLKIHTGEKPHPCKLCGKSFIQKVNLADHLRTHRAEKLFSCECCNKRFVQHRALICHMRIHTGEKPYSCELCDKSFRLRKSLVCHLKSHTGEIGRKS, from the coding sequence ATGTCTGTTGCTACTTCAGATGTTCTGGTTGACGATCGGAGGCGGAtaaaagaggagcaggaggaaccagaacctcagcCAATCAAAGTAGAACAAATTCAGCTGTGGGTCTTTCAGGATGCAGGGCAGCTTTTAGTGAAACAGGAGAGCAGCGCCTCAATGGTGACTGCTGCTGATGAGGAATTATTCCACAATGACCCAGAACTGGAGCAGAGGATGGAGACGaagcaggaaccagaacctgtagAGATTAAAAAGGAACCAGAAGAATCAGAACCTGTGAAGAttaaagaggaagaggaggatcaGGATGAAGATCATCTTACGGTGAAGCAGGAGCCTGAAACCATTATGGTGTTTCCAACTACTGAGCaaacagacaggaagcagctcCTCTCTGGAGTCCAGGCTGAAGATGAGAACCAAGGAAGCAACCAGAACCACTCAGGATCCAGTAGAGATGAAGATCTGCAGCCAGAGCAGAAACCTCTCGACTCCAGAAATCAGAGGGACAATTCAGAACTAGAAAGGCAAAAATCCGATTTGGCCCTGTGTGGCGTATGTGGTAAACGTTTCACTAAGCCTTACTACTTAACTGCTCACCTCAGAACTCACACAGGGGAGAAGCCACATCCTTGTGACATGTGTGATAAATCTTTTAGCACAAGAAGTAATTTAATACGCCACCTCAGAACACACACTGGTGAAAAACCATTTCCATGTGACATGTGTGATAGAGCTTTTAGCACCAGAAGTATTTTAACTTGTCACCAAAGAACTCACACAGATGAAAGACCATTTCATTGTGAGTTGTGTGATAAACTCTTCAGACGCAACAGTCATTTAGCTGATCACCTTaaaattcacacaggtgagaagccacATCCTTGCAAACTGTGCGGTAAATCGTTCATACAGAAGGTTAATTTGGCCGATCACCTGAGAACTCACAGAGCGGAGAAACTGTTTAGTTGTGAATGCTGTAATAAACGTTTTGTACAGCATCGTGCTCTGATCTGCCATATGAGAATTCATACCGGTGAGAAACCATATTCTTGTGAACTATGTGATAAATCTTTCAGATTGagaaaaagtttagtttgtCACCTTAAAAGTCACACAGGTGAGATTGGCAGGAAATCATAG